A genomic region of Conger conger chromosome 6, fConCon1.1, whole genome shotgun sequence contains the following coding sequences:
- the LOC133130138 gene encoding gastrula zinc finger protein XlCGF57.1-like isoform X4: MSSFPSLQVQVASILEVLAKTAVVEITKLVDDGSAVWRLEMCRRQRENEALKTKLLLMEGELRAVRGYGVGTPGTSGAAAANGEGEGPLCKEEELHMQPCPAGDPEKELQAELKQEPEEQPLTPTLPLLESADWGMALQGVWSVANGSRVDQEQNGSSEHGDARLDDDFSPPHYTDSQRPRSEKDEGSASHLEQKQNGCPLEETSIGRPADDISPFPLGSPGQCVGSAPCEAGSDTSAEAKSPCRTEGQEELICTCCGKTFPDALKLKTQEEQHSAGKRFSCSECGKGFTSSSILEKHEQVHSREKPFTCSVCDKSFSQSDVLQVHESTHTGQKQCASVECGKHFKRKTLFKAHQCVHTKEKPFTCEQCGKGFSQKYHLKTHQRVHTGERPHCCNECGKSFTTLGSLKHHQSVHTKEKPFACEQCGKCFSLKGHLKTHQVIHTGEKCFSCTVCNKSFAYLSVLKQHQRVHTGEKPHCCNECGKSFTTLGSLKDHQSVHTKEKPFACEQCGKCFSLKGHLKTHQVTHTGEKCFSCTVCNKSFAYLHVLKQHQRIHTGEKPYCCNECGKSFAQLRSLKSHQKVHSGGNTVQLHTVQQEFLPESHSSETHTFSGLQTNCIPTSRGDK, from the exons ATGTCGTCTTTTCCTTCTCTTCAGGTTCAGGTGGCCTCCATCTTGGAGGTTTTAGCGAAAACGGCAGTAGTAGAAATTACTAAACTAGTCGACGATGGGTCTGCTGTTTGGCGATTGGAGATGTGCAGACGCCAAAGAGAGAACGAAGCGCTAAAAACGAAGTTActgctgatggagggagagctcAGGGCTGTGCGAGGATACGGAGTGGGAACGCCAG GCACTTCAGGGGCAGCTGCTGCTAATGGTGAAGGTGAAGGACCCCTCtgtaaggaggaggagctgcacaTGCAGCCCTGCCCTGCAGGAGACCCAGAAAAGGAGCTGCAAGCAGAACTCAAACAGGAGCCAGAGGAGCAGCCtctcacccccacactccccctgctGGAGTCTGCAGATTGGGGGATGGCGCTCCAGGGTGTGTGGAGCGTGGCCAACGGCTCGAGAGTTGATCAGGAACAAAATGGAAGCTCGGAGCATGGAGACGCCCGGTTAGACGATGACTTCTCTCCTCCGCATTACACAGATTCTCAGAGGCCACGCTCGGAGAAGGACGAAGGGTCAGCATCACACCTtgagcagaaacaaaatggctgccctctaGAGGAGACAAGCATTGGTAGACCAGCTGATGACATTTCGCCGTTCCCTCTGGGTTCTCCAGGACAGTGTGTTGGAAGCGCCCCGTGTGAGGCGGGTTCTGACACGTCAGCAGAAGCAAAGAGTCCCTGCAGAACTGAGGGACAGGAGGAGTTAATCTGCACATGCTGTGGGAAGACGTTCCCGGACGCTCTCAAACTGAAGACGCAGGAGGAGCAACACAGCGCGGGGAAACGGTTCAGCTGTTCAGAGTGCGGCAAGGGTTTCACTTCCTCCAGCATCCTGGAGAAGCACGAGCAGGTTCACAGCAGGGAGAAACCATTCACCTGCTCTGTGTGCGACAAGAGCTTCTCCCAGTCAGACGTCCTTCAAGTGCACGAAAGCACTCACACAGGGCAGAAACAGTGCGCTTCTGTGGAGTGTGGAAAACACTTCAAAAGAAAAACCTTGTTTAAAGCCCACCAGTGTGTTCACACCAAAGAGAAACCGTTCACTTGCGAGCAGTGTGGAAAGGGCTTCTCCCAGAAGTATCATCTTAAGACTCATCAGAGAgtccacacaggagagagaccccACTGCTGCAAtgagtgtgggaagagctttacCACATTAGGTAGCCTTAAACATCATCAAAGCGTCCACACCAAAGAGAAACCATTtgcttgtgagcagtgtggaaagtgcttctcCCTGAAGGGCCATCTTAAAACTCACCAGGTgattcacacaggagagaaatgcttcagctgcacagtgtgCAATAAGAGCTTTGCCTATCTCAGTGTTCTTAAGCAACATCAGAGAGTCCACACAGGGGAAAAACCCCACTGCTGCAAtgagtgtgggaagagctttacCACATTAGGTAGCCTTAAAGATCATCAAAGCGTCCACACCAAAGAGAAACCATTtgcttgtgagcagtgtggaaagtgcttctcCCTGAAGGGCCATCTTAAAACTCACCAGGTgactcacacaggagagaaatgcttcagctgcacagtgtgCAATAAGAGCTTTGCCTATCTCCATGTTCTTAAGCAACACCAGAGAATCCACACAGGGGAAAAACCCTACTGCTGCAAcgagtgtgggaagagctttgcCCAACTACGTAGTCTTAAATCTCACCAAAAGGTCCACAGCGGGGGGAACACCGTTCAGTTGCACACGGTGCAGCAGGAGTTTCTCCCAGAATCGCACTCTTCAGAGACGCATACTTTTTCAGGACTCCAGACTAACTGCATCCCAACGTCCCGGGGCGATAAATAA
- the LOC133130138 gene encoding oocyte zinc finger protein XlCOF6-like isoform X3 produces the protein MEGELRAVRGYGERTPGTSGAAAANGGEGPLCKEEELHMQPCPAGDPKKELQAELKQEPEEQPLTPTLPLLESADWGMELQGVWSVANGLRVDQEQIGSSEHGDTRLDDDFSPPHYTDSQRPRSEKDEGSASHLEQKQNGCPLEETSIGRPTDDISAEMPFPLGSPGECDGSAPCEAGADTSAEAKSPCRTEGQEEEFICTRCGKTFPDALELKTHKEQHSAGKRFSCSECGKGFTSSSILEKHKQVHSREKPFTCSVCDKSFSQSHILKAHKHTHTGQKQCASVECGKRFSSKSHLKTHQVTHTGVKAFSCTVCNKSFLYPSVLKEHQRVHTGEKPHRCNQCGKSFAHRSHLKSHQTVHTGEKPFTCEQCGKCFSLKSSLKIHQSVHTGEKPHCCTVCNKSFFYLSDLKRHQKIHTEERPHCCNECGKSFTTLGSLKYHQSVHTKEKPFACEQCGKCFSLKGHLKTHQVTHTGEKPFTCEQCGKSFAHRYHLKSHQTVHTGEKPFTCEQCGKCFSLKSNLKIHQSVHPGEKPHCCTVCNKSFFYHSVLKRHQKIHTAERPHCCNECGKSFATLGSLKYHQSVHTKEKPFACEQCGKCFSLKVRLKTHQVTHTGEKPFTCEQCGKSFARRYHLKIHQGVHTGEKPHCCTVCNKSFFYPSLLKRHQKIHTGEKPHCCNECGKTFAHLSNLKSHQKVHSGGNTVQLHTVQQEFLPESHSSETRAFSQSGLQINDVPMSQGDK, from the exons atggagggagagctcAGGGCTGTGCGAGGATACGGAGAGAGAACGCCAG GCACTTCAGGGGCAGCTGCTGCTAATGGTGGTGAAGGACCCCTCtgtaaggaggaggagctgcacaTGCAGCCCTGCCCTGCAGGAGACCCAAAAAAGGAGCTGCAAGCAGAACTCAAACAGGAGCCAGAGGAGCAGCCtctcacccccacactccccctgctGGAGTCCGCAGACTGGGGGATGGAGCTCCAGGGTGTGTGGAGCGTGGCCAACGGCTTGAGAGTTGATCAGGAACAAATTGGAAGCTCGGAGCATGGAGACACCCGGTTAGATGATGACTTCTCTCCTCCGCATTACACTGATTCTCAGAGGCCACGCTCGGAGAAGGACGAAGGGTCAGCATCACACCTtgagcagaaacaaaatggctgccctctaGAGGAGACGAGCATTGGTAGACCAACTGATGACATTTCGGCAGAGATGCCGTTCCCTCTGGGTTCTCCAGGAGAGTGTGATGGAAGCGCCCCGTGTGAGGCTGGTGCTGACACGTCAGCAGAAGCAAAGAGTCCCTGCAGAACTgagggacaggaggaggagttCATCTGCACACGCTGTGGGAAGACGTTCCCGGACGCTCTTGAACTGAAGACACACAAGGAGCAGCACAGCGCGGGGAAACGGTTCAGCTGTTCAGAGTGCGGCAAGGGTTTCACTTCCTCCAGCATCCTGGAGAAGCACAAGCAGGTTCACAGCAGGGAGAAACCATTCACCTGCTCTGTGTGCGACAAGAGCTTCTCCCAGTCACACATCCTCaaagctcacaaacacactcacacagggcagAAACAGTGCGCTTCTGTGGAGTGTGGAAAACGCTTCTCCTCTAAGAGTCATCTTAAAACTCACCAGGTGACTCACACAGGAGTGAAagccttcagctgcacagtatGCAATAAGAGCTTTCTCTATCCCAGTGTTTTAAAGGAACATCAGAGAGTCCACACAGGGGAGAAACCACACCGCTGCaaccagtgtgggaagagctttgcCCATCGTTCTCATCTTAAAAGCCACCAAACGgtccacacaggagagaaacccttcacttgtgagcagtgtggaaagtgcttctcCCTGAAGAGCAGTCTTAAAATTCACCAGAGTgtccacacaggagagaaaccccactgctgcactgtgtgcaaTAAGAGTTTTTTCTATCTCAGTGATCTTAAGCGACATcagaaaatccacacagaagagagaccccactgctgcaacgagtgtgggaagagctttacCACATTAGGTAGCCTTAAATATCATCAAAGCGTCCACACCAAAGAAAAACCATTtgcttgtgagcagtgtggaaagtgcttctcCCTGAAGGGCCATCTTAAAACTCACCAGGTgactcacacaggagagaaaccctTCACTTGCGagcagtgtgggaagagctttgcCCATCGTTATCATCTTAAAAGCCACCAAACGgtccacacaggagagaaacccttcacttgtgagcagtgtggaaagtgcttctcCCTGAAGAGCAATCTTAAAATTCACCAGAGTGTCCACCCAGGAGAGAAACCccactgctgcactgtgtgcaaTAAGAGTTTTTTCTATCACAGTGTTCTTAAGCGACATCAGAAAATCCACACAGCAGAGAGACCCCACTGCTGCAAcgagtgtgggaagagctttgcCACATTAGGTAGCCTTAAATATCATCAAAGCGTCCACACCAAAGAAAAACCATTtgcttgtgagcagtgtggaaagtgcttctcCCTGAAGGTCCGTCTTAAAACTCACCAGGTgactcacacaggagagaaaccctTCACTTGCGagcagtgtgggaagagctttgcCCGTCGTTATCATCTTAAAATTCACCAGGGTGTCCACACTGGAGAGAAACCccactgctgcactgtgtgcaaTAAGAGTTTTTTCTATCCTAGTCTTCTTAAGCGACATCAGAAAatccacacaggagagaaaccccACTGCTGCAACGAGTGTGGAAAGACCTTTGCCCACCTATCAAATCTTAAATCTCACCAAAAGGTCCACAGCGGGGGGAACACCGTTCAGTTGCACACGGTGCAGCAGGAGTTTCTCCCAGAATCACACTCTTCAGAGACACGTGCTTTCTCACAATCAGGACTCCAGATTAACGACGTCCCAATGTCCCAGGGTGATAAATAA
- the LOC133130138 gene encoding oocyte zinc finger protein XlCOF6-like isoform X2 — translation MCRRQRENEALKTKLLLMEGELRAVRGYGVGTPGTSGAAAANGGEGPLCKEEELHMQPCPAGDPKKELQAELKQEPEEQPLTPTLPLLESADWGMELQGVWSVANGLRVDQEQIGSSEHGDTRLDDDFSPPHYTDSQRPRSEKDEGSASHLEQKQNGCPLEETSIGRPTDDISAEMPFPLGSPGECDGSAPCEAGADTSAEAKSPCRTEGQEEEFICTRCGKTFPDALELKTHKEQHSAGKRFSCSECGKGFTSSSILEKHKQVHSREKPFTCSVCDKSFSQSHILKAHKHTHTGQKQCASVECGKRFSSKSHLKTHQVTHTGVKAFSCTVCNKSFLYPSVLKEHQRVHTGEKPHRCNQCGKSFAHRSHLKSHQTVHTGEKPFTCEQCGKCFSLKSSLKIHQSVHTGEKPHCCTVCNKSFFYLSDLKRHQKIHTEERPHCCNECGKSFTTLGSLKYHQSVHTKEKPFACEQCGKCFSLKGHLKTHQVTHTGEKPFTCEQCGKSFAHRYHLKSHQTVHTGEKPFTCEQCGKCFSLKSNLKIHQSVHPGEKPHCCTVCNKSFFYHSVLKRHQKIHTAERPHCCNECGKSFATLGSLKYHQSVHTKEKPFACEQCGKCFSLKVRLKTHQVTHTGEKPFTCEQCGKSFARRYHLKIHQGVHTGEKPHCCTVCNKSFFYPSLLKRHQKIHTGEKPHCCNECGKTFAHLSNLKSHQKVHSGGNTVQLHTVQQEFLPESHSSETRAFSQSGLQINDVPMSQGDK, via the exons ATGTGCAGACGCCAAAGAGAGAACGAAGCGCTAAAAACGAAGTTActgctgatggagggagagctcAGGGCTGTGCGAGGATACGGAGTGGGAACGCCAG GCACTTCAGGGGCAGCTGCTGCTAATGGTGGTGAAGGACCCCTCtgtaaggaggaggagctgcacaTGCAGCCCTGCCCTGCAGGAGACCCAAAAAAGGAGCTGCAAGCAGAACTCAAACAGGAGCCAGAGGAGCAGCCtctcacccccacactccccctgctGGAGTCCGCAGACTGGGGGATGGAGCTCCAGGGTGTGTGGAGCGTGGCCAACGGCTTGAGAGTTGATCAGGAACAAATTGGAAGCTCGGAGCATGGAGACACCCGGTTAGATGATGACTTCTCTCCTCCGCATTACACTGATTCTCAGAGGCCACGCTCGGAGAAGGACGAAGGGTCAGCATCACACCTtgagcagaaacaaaatggctgccctctaGAGGAGACGAGCATTGGTAGACCAACTGATGACATTTCGGCAGAGATGCCGTTCCCTCTGGGTTCTCCAGGAGAGTGTGATGGAAGCGCCCCGTGTGAGGCTGGTGCTGACACGTCAGCAGAAGCAAAGAGTCCCTGCAGAACTgagggacaggaggaggagttCATCTGCACACGCTGTGGGAAGACGTTCCCGGACGCTCTTGAACTGAAGACACACAAGGAGCAGCACAGCGCGGGGAAACGGTTCAGCTGTTCAGAGTGCGGCAAGGGTTTCACTTCCTCCAGCATCCTGGAGAAGCACAAGCAGGTTCACAGCAGGGAGAAACCATTCACCTGCTCTGTGTGCGACAAGAGCTTCTCCCAGTCACACATCCTCaaagctcacaaacacactcacacagggcagAAACAGTGCGCTTCTGTGGAGTGTGGAAAACGCTTCTCCTCTAAGAGTCATCTTAAAACTCACCAGGTGACTCACACAGGAGTGAAagccttcagctgcacagtatGCAATAAGAGCTTTCTCTATCCCAGTGTTTTAAAGGAACATCAGAGAGTCCACACAGGGGAGAAACCACACCGCTGCaaccagtgtgggaagagctttgcCCATCGTTCTCATCTTAAAAGCCACCAAACGgtccacacaggagagaaacccttcacttgtgagcagtgtggaaagtgcttctcCCTGAAGAGCAGTCTTAAAATTCACCAGAGTgtccacacaggagagaaaccccactgctgcactgtgtgcaaTAAGAGTTTTTTCTATCTCAGTGATCTTAAGCGACATcagaaaatccacacagaagagagaccccactgctgcaacgagtgtgggaagagctttacCACATTAGGTAGCCTTAAATATCATCAAAGCGTCCACACCAAAGAAAAACCATTtgcttgtgagcagtgtggaaagtgcttctcCCTGAAGGGCCATCTTAAAACTCACCAGGTgactcacacaggagagaaaccctTCACTTGCGagcagtgtgggaagagctttgcCCATCGTTATCATCTTAAAAGCCACCAAACGgtccacacaggagagaaacccttcacttgtgagcagtgtggaaagtgcttctcCCTGAAGAGCAATCTTAAAATTCACCAGAGTGTCCACCCAGGAGAGAAACCccactgctgcactgtgtgcaaTAAGAGTTTTTTCTATCACAGTGTTCTTAAGCGACATCAGAAAATCCACACAGCAGAGAGACCCCACTGCTGCAAcgagtgtgggaagagctttgcCACATTAGGTAGCCTTAAATATCATCAAAGCGTCCACACCAAAGAAAAACCATTtgcttgtgagcagtgtggaaagtgcttctcCCTGAAGGTCCGTCTTAAAACTCACCAGGTgactcacacaggagagaaaccctTCACTTGCGagcagtgtgggaagagctttgcCCGTCGTTATCATCTTAAAATTCACCAGGGTGTCCACACTGGAGAGAAACCccactgctgcactgtgtgcaaTAAGAGTTTTTTCTATCCTAGTCTTCTTAAGCGACATCAGAAAatccacacaggagagaaaccccACTGCTGCAACGAGTGTGGAAAGACCTTTGCCCACCTATCAAATCTTAAATCTCACCAAAAGGTCCACAGCGGGGGGAACACCGTTCAGTTGCACACGGTGCAGCAGGAGTTTCTCCCAGAATCACACTCTTCAGAGACACGTGCTTTCTCACAATCAGGACTCCAGATTAACGACGTCCCAATGTCCCAGGGTGATAAATAA
- the LOC133130138 gene encoding oocyte zinc finger protein XlCOF6-like isoform X1 — MSSFPSLQVQVASILEVLAKTAVVEITKLVDDGSAVWRLEMCRRQRENEALKTKLLLMEGELRAVRGYGVGTPGTSGAAAANGGEGPLCKEEELHMQPCPAGDPKKELQAELKQEPEEQPLTPTLPLLESADWGMELQGVWSVANGLRVDQEQIGSSEHGDTRLDDDFSPPHYTDSQRPRSEKDEGSASHLEQKQNGCPLEETSIGRPTDDISAEMPFPLGSPGECDGSAPCEAGADTSAEAKSPCRTEGQEEEFICTRCGKTFPDALELKTHKEQHSAGKRFSCSECGKGFTSSSILEKHKQVHSREKPFTCSVCDKSFSQSHILKAHKHTHTGQKQCASVECGKRFSSKSHLKTHQVTHTGVKAFSCTVCNKSFLYPSVLKEHQRVHTGEKPHRCNQCGKSFAHRSHLKSHQTVHTGEKPFTCEQCGKCFSLKSSLKIHQSVHTGEKPHCCTVCNKSFFYLSDLKRHQKIHTEERPHCCNECGKSFTTLGSLKYHQSVHTKEKPFACEQCGKCFSLKGHLKTHQVTHTGEKPFTCEQCGKSFAHRYHLKSHQTVHTGEKPFTCEQCGKCFSLKSNLKIHQSVHPGEKPHCCTVCNKSFFYHSVLKRHQKIHTAERPHCCNECGKSFATLGSLKYHQSVHTKEKPFACEQCGKCFSLKVRLKTHQVTHTGEKPFTCEQCGKSFARRYHLKIHQGVHTGEKPHCCTVCNKSFFYPSLLKRHQKIHTGEKPHCCNECGKTFAHLSNLKSHQKVHSGGNTVQLHTVQQEFLPESHSSETRAFSQSGLQINDVPMSQGDK, encoded by the exons ATGTCGTCTTTTCCTTCTCTTCAGGTTCAGGTGGCCTCCATCTTGGAGGTTTTAGCGAAAACGGCAGTAGTAGAAATTACTAAACTAGTCGACGATGGGTCTGCTGTTTGGCGATTGGAGATGTGCAGACGCCAAAGAGAGAACGAAGCGCTAAAAACGAAGTTActgctgatggagggagagctcAGGGCTGTGCGAGGATACGGAGTGGGAACGCCAG GCACTTCAGGGGCAGCTGCTGCTAATGGTGGTGAAGGACCCCTCtgtaaggaggaggagctgcacaTGCAGCCCTGCCCTGCAGGAGACCCAAAAAAGGAGCTGCAAGCAGAACTCAAACAGGAGCCAGAGGAGCAGCCtctcacccccacactccccctgctGGAGTCCGCAGACTGGGGGATGGAGCTCCAGGGTGTGTGGAGCGTGGCCAACGGCTTGAGAGTTGATCAGGAACAAATTGGAAGCTCGGAGCATGGAGACACCCGGTTAGATGATGACTTCTCTCCTCCGCATTACACTGATTCTCAGAGGCCACGCTCGGAGAAGGACGAAGGGTCAGCATCACACCTtgagcagaaacaaaatggctgccctctaGAGGAGACGAGCATTGGTAGACCAACTGATGACATTTCGGCAGAGATGCCGTTCCCTCTGGGTTCTCCAGGAGAGTGTGATGGAAGCGCCCCGTGTGAGGCTGGTGCTGACACGTCAGCAGAAGCAAAGAGTCCCTGCAGAACTgagggacaggaggaggagttCATCTGCACACGCTGTGGGAAGACGTTCCCGGACGCTCTTGAACTGAAGACACACAAGGAGCAGCACAGCGCGGGGAAACGGTTCAGCTGTTCAGAGTGCGGCAAGGGTTTCACTTCCTCCAGCATCCTGGAGAAGCACAAGCAGGTTCACAGCAGGGAGAAACCATTCACCTGCTCTGTGTGCGACAAGAGCTTCTCCCAGTCACACATCCTCaaagctcacaaacacactcacacagggcagAAACAGTGCGCTTCTGTGGAGTGTGGAAAACGCTTCTCCTCTAAGAGTCATCTTAAAACTCACCAGGTGACTCACACAGGAGTGAAagccttcagctgcacagtatGCAATAAGAGCTTTCTCTATCCCAGTGTTTTAAAGGAACATCAGAGAGTCCACACAGGGGAGAAACCACACCGCTGCaaccagtgtgggaagagctttgcCCATCGTTCTCATCTTAAAAGCCACCAAACGgtccacacaggagagaaacccttcacttgtgagcagtgtggaaagtgcttctcCCTGAAGAGCAGTCTTAAAATTCACCAGAGTgtccacacaggagagaaaccccactgctgcactgtgtgcaaTAAGAGTTTTTTCTATCTCAGTGATCTTAAGCGACATcagaaaatccacacagaagagagaccccactgctgcaacgagtgtgggaagagctttacCACATTAGGTAGCCTTAAATATCATCAAAGCGTCCACACCAAAGAAAAACCATTtgcttgtgagcagtgtggaaagtgcttctcCCTGAAGGGCCATCTTAAAACTCACCAGGTgactcacacaggagagaaaccctTCACTTGCGagcagtgtgggaagagctttgcCCATCGTTATCATCTTAAAAGCCACCAAACGgtccacacaggagagaaacccttcacttgtgagcagtgtggaaagtgcttctcCCTGAAGAGCAATCTTAAAATTCACCAGAGTGTCCACCCAGGAGAGAAACCccactgctgcactgtgtgcaaTAAGAGTTTTTTCTATCACAGTGTTCTTAAGCGACATCAGAAAATCCACACAGCAGAGAGACCCCACTGCTGCAAcgagtgtgggaagagctttgcCACATTAGGTAGCCTTAAATATCATCAAAGCGTCCACACCAAAGAAAAACCATTtgcttgtgagcagtgtggaaagtgcttctcCCTGAAGGTCCGTCTTAAAACTCACCAGGTgactcacacaggagagaaaccctTCACTTGCGagcagtgtgggaagagctttgcCCGTCGTTATCATCTTAAAATTCACCAGGGTGTCCACACTGGAGAGAAACCccactgctgcactgtgtgcaaTAAGAGTTTTTTCTATCCTAGTCTTCTTAAGCGACATCAGAAAatccacacaggagagaaaccccACTGCTGCAACGAGTGTGGAAAGACCTTTGCCCACCTATCAAATCTTAAATCTCACCAAAAGGTCCACAGCGGGGGGAACACCGTTCAGTTGCACACGGTGCAGCAGGAGTTTCTCCCAGAATCACACTCTTCAGAGACACGTGCTTTCTCACAATCAGGACTCCAGATTAACGACGTCCCAATGTCCCAGGGTGATAAATAA